The DNA window AAACTGATTACCAGACATTATAGAATCTTGAAATAGTTGAATGCTAGTTCAATTGCAGATAAAATAGAAATGATTTCTATAAAATATTTGAGGTGGAGTAGTGAAGAAAACAAAACAGCTAACAGAGGGAGCTATTTTAATTGCTCTATATAGTATTATTCTCTTGCTATTTTTATACATACCATTACTAGGCATTTTGGTTCTATTCTTATTACCATTGCCATTTATCATTTATGCAATAAGAAATGGGCTTAAAAACGCTATTATTTTCTTTATAGCTGCTTTAGTTGTTTCTTTTATAATAGGGACTCTGATGGCTTTACCTATGACATTCATGTTTGGAAGTAGTGGTATTGTACTAGGTTATTTAATTGAAAAGCAAAAAGGGCGCTATGCATTATTAGTGGGAGGAACAGTTGCTTATCTTCTAAATATTGCCGTGCTTTATATAATAACTGTAAGCTTGTTAAATATTAATTTAATGGAAGAAACCATTACGATGACAAAAGAAACTCTCAATACGTCCAATGAGCTTCTTACATTGATTGGCCAGGAGTCCAATGAACAAGCCCTACAACAATTTGAAGAGGCAATGAAGATATTTCCCTATTTGCTTCCTAGTACGTTTTTAATGATTGCCTTTCTATTCTCCTTTTTCACACAGCTTTTTTCTATTCCTTTTTTAAAGAGATTAAAGGTGAACATTGAATCTTGGCCACCATTTAGAGAGTTAAGATTACCAAGAAGCTTGTTATGGTATTACTTAATTGTTATGCTACTTATGTTTATCGAGTTTGAAGTAGGAACATTTGGATACACAGCAGTCATTAATCTATTTTACATATTACAATTGTTAATGATGGTGCAAGGATTTTCTTTCCTATTTTATTACTGTTTTCAAAAAGGAATTTCAAAAGCAGTTCCCATAGTTATTTTAGTCTTTTCTCTATTTATACCTATTCTCCTTTATATTATTAGAATCTTAGGTATAATTGACTTAGGCTTTCAGATGAGAGACAAAATAGCACCAAAGAAGTAATGTACCAACCGAAAATGTAGGAGCTGAATTTATGCCAGATTTTTACAAAAAGAAGATGTTTCGTTACCCAATTTATGCGTTGCTACTTATTTCACTCATTTTGTTGGGAATAACGTTTTACTTCAATTGGATCATAGGATTTACTTGTTTTCTGCTCCTAGGATTTGTGGTCTATTATGTATTTAGAGCTGAATCATTATTAAATAAAGAAATGGAAAGCTATATCTCAACCCTATCCTATCGGTTAAAAAAAGTAGGGGAAGAAGCCCTTATGGAAATGCCGATTGGTATTATGTTATTTAATGATGACTTATATATCGAATGGACAAACCCATATATTGCTTCTTGCTTTGATGAGGATACCCTAGTCGGAAGATCACTTTATAATGTTGCTGAAGAGTTAGTTCCTCTCATAAAACAAGAAGTAGAAACTGAAATTGTTACTCTTCATGATCGGAAGTTTAAAGTGATATTAAAAAAAGAAGAAAGGCTCTTGTATTTCTTTGATGTTACTGAACAAACAGAAATTGAAAAGCTATATGAAGATGAACGCACAGTTTTAGGGGTTATTTACCTTGATAACTATGATGAGGTTACTCAAGGAATGGACGATCAACGAAAAAGTCTAATGAATAACCATGTGACGACCATCCTTAATAAATGGGCTATGGATAATGGAGTTTATTTAAAAAGGACATCCTCTGAACGTTTTACAGCTGTTTTAAATGAGCATATATTGACTCAGTTAGAAAAGAGTAAGTTTTCCATCCTTGATGAGGTAAGGGAAAAGACTGCAAAGGAAAATATCTCATTAACATTAAGTATTGGCATTGGGACGGGTGTTTCATCACTACCAGAGCTTGGTGCATTAGCACAATCAAGCTTAGATTTGGCATTAGGTAGAGGTGGAGATCAGGTTGCTATAAAACAAACCAACGGAAAAGTTAAATTTTTCGGTGGTAAAACAAACCCTATCGAAAAACGCACTCGAGTACGTGCACGTGTTATTTCTCATGCATTACGAGAGCTTATCAATGAAAGTGATAAAGTTATCATTATGGGGCATAAATACCCTGATATGGACGCGATTGGTGCAGCTATTGGAATATTAAAGGTTGCACAAGCTAACCAAAAAGATGCATACATTGTTTTAAAAGAAGAAGAAATTGACATGGGTGTCTCAAAACTTATTGATGAAGTTAAGAATCACTCAGAGCTTTGGAGTTACTTTATAACGCCGGAGCAGGCTTTAGAAATCTCATCTGATGAAACGCTACTTGTGGTAGTTGATACTCATAAGCCTTCATTAGTTATTGAGGATCGCTTATTAGCAAAATTAGATAATGTTGTTGTTATCGATCACCACCGTAGAGGTGAAGAATTTATTGAATCACCACTGTTGGTTTATATGGAACCATATGCTTCTTCTACAGCAGAATTAGTTACAGAATTATTAGAGTATCAGCCTAAACGATTGAAAATTAATATGCTAGAAGCTACTTCCCTTCTTGCAGGTATTATCGTTGATACAAAGAGCTTCACGCTCCGAACAGGTTCAAGAACGTTTGATGCGGCTTCCTATCTTCGCTCACAGGGTGCAGATACCGTATTAGTACAGAAGTTTTTAAAAGAGAATATCGAGAGTTTTAATAAGCGTGCAAAATTAATAGGTAGTGCAGTCATTTATAAACAGGGTATTGCAATTGCAATGGGTAATGAGAATGAGTTTAATGAACAGGTTATTATTGCTCAAGCTGCTGATGCATTGCTTGCGATGAGTGGAGTGGTTGCTTCATTTGTCATTTCAATGAGAAGTGATAATGTAATTGGCGTAAGTGCAAGGTCACTTGGAGATGTAAATGTGCAGGTGATTATGGAGGGACTTGAAGGCGGAGGACACCTAACGAATGCAGCTACACAAATACATAATGCAACACTTGAAGAAGTAGAACAACAACTAAAAGAAGTTATAGATGAATATATTGAAGGAGGCAAAAAATCATGAAGGTAATCTTTTTAAAGGATGTAAAAGGAAAAGGAAAACAAGGTGAAGTGAAAAATGTGTCAGATGGGTATGCACACAACTTTTTATTCAAACAAGGTGCTGCTATTGAAGCCACACCTGCTAATATGAAGATGTTAGAAGCTCAAAAGAACAAAGTGAAACAAGAGGCTGCTCAAGAACTAGAAGAATCAAAGCAATTAAAAGAAAAAATTGAAGCTTTAACGGTAGAGCTAACTGCAAAAGCTGGTGATGGCGGGCGATTATTTGGCTCAGTAACTAGTAAACAAATTGCAGATGAGTTAGCAAAAACTCACAAAATAAAAATTGATAAGCGTAAATTTGATCTACCAGATGGAATTCGTTCTCTAGGTTTTACAAATGTCCCACTTAAGCTACATCCAGAAGTTACTGCTACAGTTAAGGTTCAAGTGAAGGAGCAGTAATTACCATTGATAAAAAGCTTTGCTATCATATACAATTATGAAATGTGATTTTGTTTAATACAAATCACATTTTTTCTTATATCCATATTATTTTAGATTTCTAATTCATAGATAATAGATTAATATAATAGATAGATAACACCTCTAAGGGAGAGTGAAGAAAAAGATGAGTACACTACTTGCAGATCGTATTCCTCCCCAAAATATTGAAGCTGAGCAAGCTGTGCTAGGAGCTATTTTTCTAGAACCAGCATCATTAACGTTGGCATCAGAAATATTAATTCCTGATGACTTTTATCGTGCTTCTCACCAAAAAATATTCAATGCAATGCTTAATCTTAATGATAAGGGTGAACCGGTCGACTTAGTAACCGTGACTGCTGAATTAGCTGATGTAAAGCTTTTAGAGGAAATAGGTGGGGTATCTTATCTTAGTGATATTGCAAACTCTGTTCCTACAGCTGCCAACATTGAATATTATGCAAAAATCATTGAAGAGAAATCGATACTTCGAAGACTAATAAGAACAGCAACGACCATTGCTTCAGATGGATATTCAAGGGAAGATGAAGTAGAAGCCCTTTTAAGTGAAGCTGAAAAAACAATCTTAGAAGTTGCTCAACGTAAGAACGCAGGGGCGTTTAAAAACATCCGTGATGTATTAGTTGAGACATATGATAATATTGAAGAATTAACAAATCGTAAAGGCGATGTTACTGGTATCCCTACTGGATTTACAGAATTAGATCGTATGACTGCTGGCTTTCAACGAAATGATTTAATCATCGTTGCCGCTCGTCCTTCAGTAGGTAAAACAGCCTTTGCGTTAAATATCGCACAAAATGTGGCCACGAAAACAGATGAAAATGTTGCTATCTTTAGTCTTGAGATGGGGGCAGAACAGCTTGTAATGAGGATGCTCTGTGCTGAGGGAAATATTAATGCACAAGCACTACGTACAGGTGCATTAACGGCAGAGGATTGGAGTAAGCTGACAATGGCTATGGGAAGCTTATCAAATTCAGGAATTTTCATTGATGATACACCAGGTATCCGAATTAGTGATATTCGCTCAAAATGCCGCCGTCTAAAGCAAGAAAGTGGCTTAGGTATGATTCTTATTGATTACCTTCAGTTAATCCAAGGAAGCGGGCGTAGTGGCGAAAACCGTCAACAAGAAGTATCAGAAATTTCTCGTTCACTTAAAGAACTAGCTCGTGAATTAAAGGTTCCTGTTATTGCTCTTTCTCAGCTTTCTCGTGGAGTTGAGCAAAGACAGGATAAGCGTCCAATGATGTCAGATATTCGTGAATCAGGAAGTATTGAGCAGGATGCTGATATTGTTGCCTTCTTGTACCGTGATGATTACTATGATAAAGAATCAGAGAACAAGGATATTATCGAAATTATCATTGCAAAACAACGTAATGGTCCTGTTGGAACAGTATCATTGGCCTTCGTAAAAGAATATAACAAGTTCGTAAACCTAGAAAGAAGATTTGATGACACCAATATACCACCAGGTGCATAGTATAAAGGAAGGACCTTCCCAATCGGGAGGGTTCTTTTTTCGTTTATTGGAAAAACTAATAATGCAAGTTGATATTTCACGAACAAATAAAATACTATCATTAAAATTGTTCGGGTTTAGTTGACTTGTGTGGTTAGAATTGATAAGATTAGTATGTTTGATACATAAATGAACGTAAAATAAGTTAGAGTTCACTCGGAGGTGCTAAGCCTATGGCTTCAGTAGTTGTTGTTGGAACACAGTGGGGAGACGAAGGTAAAGGTAAAATTACAGATTTTTTATCTGAGAACGCGGAAGTGATTGCTAGATATCAAGGCGGTAACAATGCAGGTCACACAATTAAGTTTAATGGAGAGACCTATAAACTACACTTAATCCCGTCAGGAATCTTCTATTCAGATAAAATTTGTGTAATTGGCAACGGAATGGTTGTTGATCCGAAAGCACTTGTAACAGAGTTAAAATACTTACATGATCGTGGTGTAAGCACAGATAATTTAAGAATTAGTAATCGTGCACATGTGATACTACCATATCACTTAAAATTAGATGAAGTTGAAGAAGATCGTAAGGGTGCTAATAAAATTGGTACAACTAAAAAAGGAATTGGCCCAGCCTATATGGATAAAGCAGCACGTGTAGGAATTCGCATGGCTGATTTGTTAGATCGAGAAATATTTGAAGAAAAATTAACTAACAATTTAGCAGAAAAAAACCGTTTATTAGAAAAAGTTTATGAAGTTGAAGGATTTAAAATAGAAGATATTCTTGATGAGTATTTTGAGTATGGACAACAGGTTGCGAAATATGTATGTGATACATCAGTTGTTTTAAACGATGCTTTAGATGAAGGGCGTCGTGTCCTATTTGAAGGGGCTCAAGGGGTTATGCTTGATATAGATCAAGGTACATATCCTTTCGTTACTTCTTCAAATCCAGTGGCTGGTGGGGTAACAATTGGCTCTGGGGTAGGGCCAACTAAAATTAATCATGTAGTTGGGGTTTGTAAGGCTTATACCTCTCGTGTTGGAGATGGGCCGTTCCCAACCGAATTGAATAATGAGATCGGTGAACGCATTCGTGAAGTTGGTCGTGAATATGGTACAACAACAGGCCGTCCACGTCGTGTAGGTTGGTTTGACAGTGTTGTGGTACGTCACGCAAGAAGAGTGAGCGGGATTACAGATTTATCATTAAACTCAATTGACGTACTAACAGGAATTGAAACATTAAAGATTTGCGTAGCATACCAATACAATGGGAAAGTCATCGAAGAGTTTCCAGCAAGCTTAAAAATACTTTCTCAATGTGAACCAGTATACGAAGAGCTACCAGGTTGGACGGAAGACATCACAGGTGTTAAAAACCTTAAAGACCTTCCAGAAAATGCACGTCACTATATTGAACGTGTGTCCCAGCTAACAGGTATACCATTGTCTGTTTTCTCAGTAGGACCAGATCGTACACAAACGAATATTGTACGTAGTGTATACGCATAAGTACAAGCAAAGAAATTGCCCCTT is part of the Cytobacillus luteolus genome and encodes:
- a CDS encoding DHH family phosphoesterase codes for the protein MPDFYKKKMFRYPIYALLLISLILLGITFYFNWIIGFTCFLLLGFVVYYVFRAESLLNKEMESYISTLSYRLKKVGEEALMEMPIGIMLFNDDLYIEWTNPYIASCFDEDTLVGRSLYNVAEELVPLIKQEVETEIVTLHDRKFKVILKKEERLLYFFDVTEQTEIEKLYEDERTVLGVIYLDNYDEVTQGMDDQRKSLMNNHVTTILNKWAMDNGVYLKRTSSERFTAVLNEHILTQLEKSKFSILDEVREKTAKENISLTLSIGIGTGVSSLPELGALAQSSLDLALGRGGDQVAIKQTNGKVKFFGGKTNPIEKRTRVRARVISHALRELINESDKVIIMGHKYPDMDAIGAAIGILKVAQANQKDAYIVLKEEEIDMGVSKLIDEVKNHSELWSYFITPEQALEISSDETLLVVVDTHKPSLVIEDRLLAKLDNVVVIDHHRRGEEFIESPLLVYMEPYASSTAELVTELLEYQPKRLKINMLEATSLLAGIIVDTKSFTLRTGSRTFDAASYLRSQGADTVLVQKFLKENIESFNKRAKLIGSAVIYKQGIAIAMGNENEFNEQVIIAQAADALLAMSGVVASFVISMRSDNVIGVSARSLGDVNVQVIMEGLEGGGHLTNAATQIHNATLEEVEQQLKEVIDEYIEGGKKS
- a CDS encoding YybS family protein, translating into MKKTKQLTEGAILIALYSIILLLFLYIPLLGILVLFLLPLPFIIYAIRNGLKNAIIFFIAALVVSFIIGTLMALPMTFMFGSSGIVLGYLIEKQKGRYALLVGGTVAYLLNIAVLYIITVSLLNINLMEETITMTKETLNTSNELLTLIGQESNEQALQQFEEAMKIFPYLLPSTFLMIAFLFSFFTQLFSIPFLKRLKVNIESWPPFRELRLPRSLLWYYLIVMLLMFIEFEVGTFGYTAVINLFYILQLLMMVQGFSFLFYYCFQKGISKAVPIVILVFSLFIPILLYIIRILGIIDLGFQMRDKIAPKK
- a CDS encoding adenylosuccinate synthase; its protein translation is MASVVVVGTQWGDEGKGKITDFLSENAEVIARYQGGNNAGHTIKFNGETYKLHLIPSGIFYSDKICVIGNGMVVDPKALVTELKYLHDRGVSTDNLRISNRAHVILPYHLKLDEVEEDRKGANKIGTTKKGIGPAYMDKAARVGIRMADLLDREIFEEKLTNNLAEKNRLLEKVYEVEGFKIEDILDEYFEYGQQVAKYVCDTSVVLNDALDEGRRVLFEGAQGVMLDIDQGTYPFVTSSNPVAGGVTIGSGVGPTKINHVVGVCKAYTSRVGDGPFPTELNNEIGERIREVGREYGTTTGRPRRVGWFDSVVVRHARRVSGITDLSLNSIDVLTGIETLKICVAYQYNGKVIEEFPASLKILSQCEPVYEELPGWTEDITGVKNLKDLPENARHYIERVSQLTGIPLSVFSVGPDRTQTNIVRSVYA
- the dnaB gene encoding replicative DNA helicase produces the protein MSTLLADRIPPQNIEAEQAVLGAIFLEPASLTLASEILIPDDFYRASHQKIFNAMLNLNDKGEPVDLVTVTAELADVKLLEEIGGVSYLSDIANSVPTAANIEYYAKIIEEKSILRRLIRTATTIASDGYSREDEVEALLSEAEKTILEVAQRKNAGAFKNIRDVLVETYDNIEELTNRKGDVTGIPTGFTELDRMTAGFQRNDLIIVAARPSVGKTAFALNIAQNVATKTDENVAIFSLEMGAEQLVMRMLCAEGNINAQALRTGALTAEDWSKLTMAMGSLSNSGIFIDDTPGIRISDIRSKCRRLKQESGLGMILIDYLQLIQGSGRSGENRQQEVSEISRSLKELARELKVPVIALSQLSRGVEQRQDKRPMMSDIRESGSIEQDADIVAFLYRDDYYDKESENKDIIEIIIAKQRNGPVGTVSLAFVKEYNKFVNLERRFDDTNIPPGA
- the rplI gene encoding 50S ribosomal protein L9, with the translated sequence MKVIFLKDVKGKGKQGEVKNVSDGYAHNFLFKQGAAIEATPANMKMLEAQKNKVKQEAAQELEESKQLKEKIEALTVELTAKAGDGGRLFGSVTSKQIADELAKTHKIKIDKRKFDLPDGIRSLGFTNVPLKLHPEVTATVKVQVKEQ